The following is a genomic window from Crossiella equi.
GGCCCCGCGCCACCCGCACCCGCTCCTGGTTGAGCCAGGCGTGCGGCGGCAGGCCGTAGCGGCGGCGGAACCCGCGCAGCAGCGTGAACCGGCCCAGCCCCACCGCGGCGGCCAGCTCGTCCAGGCTGGGCGGGGCGGCCATCCGGTCCAGCAGCAGCCGCCGCGCCCGCTCCACCCCGCGCATCCCCGCAGCCGGTGCGGGCAGCTCGCGGGCACCGGTGCCGCGGTCCAGCCAGAACAGCCGGATCGCCTGGTACAGCAACGACTGCGAGCTCAGCGCGAGGTCGTGTTCGGCCGCCCGGTGCGCGGCCAGGATCGCCGCCGAGACCTCCGGGCGGTAGGTGGCCTCGCTGAGGAAGGCGGGGGTACCGGCCGGGCCGCCCAGCTCGCGCACCACCGCCGAGATCAGCTCCACCGACGGGTAGAGCACGCGGTAGTTCCAGCCGGTCTCGTCCACCGCCTGCCCGGAGTGCACCTCACCCGGGTGCAGCGCCACGCTGCCCCCGACGCCGATCACCTCGCTGCCCGCGCCGCCGTGCAGCACCTCGGCGCCGCGTTCCACCACACCGATCGCGTAGGTGTCGTGGCTGTGCCGGGTGAAGACGTGCCTGCGGTACCGGGCCGCCAGCAGGTCCAGCCCGGGCACGTTCGGGTGCCGCCAGTACCAGGCGGGTTCGGCCGCCGCCACGGGCTCAGCCGCGCCCGGTGCCCGACCCGGCCCCGGTGACCACCGACACCGCGTTGTCCATGTTGTCCATGAAGGTCATTGTTGGCCAGCGACCCCGGTCTGTCTGCCCGGGTATGGTCGGAGGCATGATCACGGGAGCGGCCACATGAACATCACCAACATCTTCAGCGCACTGCTCGTCGGTCTGTTCATCGGCGCCCTCGCCCGTTTCATCGTGCCCGGACGGCAGAAGATCCCCATCTACCTGACCATCCTGATCGGCATCGCCTCGGCGCTGGTCGGCACGCTGGTGGCCAACGCGCTCAACGTCGGCGACACCGAGGGCTTCGACTGGATCGAGTTCTTCATCCAGCTCGGCCTGGCCGCGGTGGTCGTCACGCTCGCCGCCCGCGCCTGGCGGCCACGGCGCCGGGAGTGACCTGGGCTCCGGGCCGGGGCAGTCCCGGCCCGGAGCGGGTCGCTCAGTAGCGGACGAAGGAGAGCTGGATCGGCGCCGCGTTGAAGCAGGCCCCGACGTGGCCGAAGCGGCCCACGGTGAAGTGGTGCACCATCTGCACGCCGGTGATCCAGCGGCGCGGGTAGTAGGTGGCGCGGGAGTTCGGGTTGATGCCGGTGAGCGGCAGGTTGAAGGCACCGCCGTTGTCGTAGGAGGTGTACTGCCCGAACTGCAGCGAGATGTTGGTCTCGTTGATCACGTCGATGCGGTCGATGTAGAGGTTCGACCCGGTGAAGTTGCCCCAGATCTGGGTCCGCATGGACCAGTCGGCCACGTTCTCGATCTCGTCGCAGGAGTCGCCCCACGGCGCGATGATCGACGAGGCGATGCCCTGGTAGTAGTAGTTGCCACCGCCGCGCTGGGCGGCCGCGGGCAGCACGGTCGCCGCGGCGGCCGCGAGCATCACCAGCAGCACCGAGAAGGCGCGTCGCACGTTGCGCCGGAGCACACCGCGGGTTTTTCGTCTTTCCCCAGACATGTTTCTCCCAATCCCCACCGGGCCAAGGGTTTTCGTGCGGCAGCCTGCCGGAGCGGTTTTGCCTGGGCAACGCGTTTCAAGCGGGTGTGAAACCCCTGGTTTCGGCCGAGTGGCCCTCCGCGTCCCAGGGCCACCGGACCAGCCGGCTCCCGAAAGGGCAGAGGCGCGTAACGACTCGGCGCCGCCCGGGACCCCTCCCCGGCGCGCCCGCCAGAATCGACTGGCATCGCACACGCCACGAGGGGGCCTCGATGTACCAGCCGTTCCAGCCGCCGGTGCCACCGCCACCGCCGCCGCGTGACCCGCTCGCGGTCGCCTTCGGCAACGCCTCGCTGCTGGGCATCGGCTACTTCCTGCTCGGCCGCCGCGGCCTGGGGGTGCTGACCACCCTGGGCACGCTGGTGCTGGCGCTCGTGCAGGCCTGGTGGGTGCGGTCGGGCTGGCTGGAGATCGCGTTCCTGGTGTGGTGGGTGCTGCTCGTCGCGCACGGCTGGTTCCTCGCCGCCCGCGCCGAGCAGCGCGTGGCGGACCGGCGGGCGCGGGTCGTCGGGATCGCCGCCGCGGTGGCCACCGTGCTCGTGGCCGGGCTGCTGCGCTTCGACGCCGCCGCCATCGAGGAGGACCTCGCCCAGGCCCGCGCGGACGGCGACTGCGCCAAGGCCGTGCGGGCCCTGGACCGCGTGTGGTTCGGGCACGAGGTGGTGGCCGCGCCCTCGGTGCTGCGCGGGGAGGACACCGGCCGCGCCTGCGACCGGCTGCGCACCGCGCGGGAACTGCTGACCACCGCGCTGTCCGGTCAGGTCGACCCCCTGGACCGGGGCTACCGCGCCCTGGACGCGGTGCGGGCCGAGCTGCCCGGGCACCAGCGCATGGCCGAGGTGGTCGAGGACGCGTTCCTGGCCGGGCTGCCCGCCAAGGACCCCTGCCGCACGGTGGTGCTCACCGACTGGCTCAAGCAGCGCGTGGCCGGGGGCAAGGACCGGCCCGCGCCGACCGTGGCCGAGGTCGCGCCGCGGGCCCTCGTGGACTGCGGTGAGGGCTACCTGGGCAAGGACTGGGACAAGGCCCGCGCGCACCTCCGGCAGCTGCTCGACCAGTACCCCGGCCACCCGCTGACCCCGCGCGCCCGGGAGGGCGAGCACAAGGCGGTGCTGGAGATCGAGCTGCGCACCGTGCGCGGGCTGGTCAAGGGTTCCAGCCCCGCCTACTGCGACAAGCCCGCCCAGTACCAGGCCGCCCCCGAACCCGGCGGCGGGACCAACCGCACGCTGGTGATCGGCGACGACGAGTACACCAAGCGGCTGCCGGGGGAGTGGAAGGTCGACGACGCCGCGCGGGCCCAGCTGGTCCTGTGCGCGGGCAAGGCCGAGATGGGCACGCCCGTGCGCACCTGCCCGTACCAGGGCAAGGGCGCCTTCGCGAAGTTCCCGCGGGAGGTGACCTTCCGCAAGATCGCCATCCCGGTGAAGGTCTTCGAGCTGCGCACCGGCAGGCTCGTCAAGGACCAGCGGGTCGAGATCGGCGGCGCGGTCTGCCCGCGCGTGCTGCACTACACGCGGTACACGAACCTGGTCGACATCGGGCCGCCGGGCGAGGTGTACGTCGACGCCAAGGACGACGACGTGCGCGGTGCGTTCCAGGGACTGGTCACCCGGTAGCTTGCGGGCCATGACTCGCACCGCGATCTTCAACGTCCGGGTGTTCGACGGCACCGCCCTCACCGAGCCGGGCACGGTCGTCCTGGACGGCCCGGTGTTCGGCCTGGGCACCGACGGCGCGGAGGTCCTCGACGCCGAGGGCGCCACCCTGCTGCCCGGCCTGATCGACACCCACGTCCACCTCGGCGGGGAGGACACGCTGCGCCAGCTGGCCCGGCACGGCGTGACCACCGCGCTGGACATGGCCAGCTGGCCGCCGGAGAAGGTGACCGCGCTGCGCGACCGGCCGGGGGTGACCGACATCCGCAGCGCGGGCCTGCCCGCGATCGGGCCCGGGGGCGTGCACGCGAAGGTGCTGGGCCTGCCGCCGGAGGCCGTCGTGCTCACGCCGGAGCAGGCCGAGGAGTTCGTGCGGGCCCGGGTCGCCGAGCGCGTGGACTACGTCAAGGTCGTGCTGGAGGAGCCGGGGGCGGGCGGTCCGGACGAGGAGACCGCGCGGGCGCTGGTGCGGGCCGCGCACGCCGCCGGGCTGAAGGTGGTCGCGCACGCGGCCTCGGTCGGGGCGTACGCGCTGGCCGCCGAGGTCGGCCCGGACGTGGTGACCCACCTGCCCTTCGACGGGGTGGTGCGCGAGCAGGACGTGGCCGCGCTGGCCGGGGCGGGCCAGGTCGTGTCCACCACGCTGACCATGGGCCTGGCCATGCGGGGACCGGAGGCCCTCGAGGTGATGGCGCCCAGCGTGCTGGCCCTGCACCGCGCCGGGGTGCCGCTGCTGGCAGGCACCGACGCGCACGACCAGGGCGCGCTGCCCGGCGTGCGGCACGGCAAGAGCCTGTTGCAGGAGCTGGAGCTGCTCGCCCGCTGTGGGCTGAGCCCGGTGGAGGTGCTGCGCGCGGCGACCTGGGAACCCGCCAGGCATTTCGGCCTGCTGGACCGCGGCGCGATCCGGCCCGGCCTGCGCGCGGACGCCGTTCTCGTTGCCGGGGACCCGGTTCAGGACATCACCACCGTCCACAATGTCCAGAAAGTCTGGTGTGCCGGACAGTTGGTGAATTGACCACCCGATCGTGTGGCTTGGCTCACGTTCAAGCACCCTGAAAGGATCATGGGGCGTCTGTGTTGGTGACAGACCGTCGACATGAAGGGGTTGTGTGATGAATTCCAACACCCGACGGGGTGCGGCACTCACTGCCGTGCTCGCCACCGCCGCGACCAGCGCACTGCTGTTCACCGGTGTGGCCTCCGCGAACCCGACCGACCAGCCGTGCAAGGCCGAACAGCTGGACACCACGCTGGTCGCGGGTTCGCCCGGTGCGGGCCAGCGCTACGCCTCGCTGCAGTTCACCGCCAAGCCGGGCAACGCCTGCAAGCTGGACGGCCAGGTCGCGGTCGCGCTGACCGGCGCGCCCGGGGTCGTGGTGGAGCTGGACGGGACCGCCCCGGGGCAGGCGGTGTACCTGACCCAGGGCCGGTTCGCCCACGTGCTGCTGCACTGGACGGGCATCGGCGCGCCCGAGCAGCAGCAGCGGCCGAGCAGTGTCACCGTGGGCCTGCCCGGCACCAACTCCCTGGAGCTGCCGTGGAACCAGGGCCCGCTGGACGCCTTCGACGAGGCGCACACCCTCCGGGTCGGCCCGGTGCAGGCCGGTCCGGCGGAGGCCTGACCGAGCACGCGCGGGGCCAGCGCTACGCGCAGGTCCAGTGCAGCGGCCCGACGCCCGCCCCGCCGAAGGCCGTGCCGTTGTCGGATAACAGGTAGACCCTTGAGGTGGACGTGCCCGGCGGGAGCGGCAGGGCGGTCTCCAGTTCGCCGTCGCGCCACAGTCCGGGCCGACCGTTGTCCACGTCGATGTTGCCGCTGACCAGGTGGCTGCTGTTGACCGCGTGCGCCCCCGCCGCACGGTCCAGGTAGGTCACCTGGCCGGACTCGACGTCCCACTGCCAGGCCATGAGCCTGGTCTGGCCGAGGTCCCAGCCGACGGCCAGGCCGTTGCTGATCCCGGTCGGGTGCAGGCGGGTGCGCAGGCCGTTGTGCGTGTGGATCCGGCCGTCGCGCCAGGTCATCACGTGCCCGCTGGACTCCGACAGCAGCACCGTGCCGTCCTCGTCGAGGTCGGCCGGGCTGAAGCCGCCGGGCCAGTCGTGGGAGTCCACGACCACGGGCGCATGGGACCCGTCGCGCCACAACAGTCCGACCGGGATGTTGCCCGCCAGCCGGGTGCCTTCGGCCAGCACCTCGCCGCGGTCGTTGATCGCGACGGCGTTGCCCGTGCGGTACCCGGTGAGGTCGGGCAGCCGGGTGTAGGCCCCGGCGCGGGTCTGCGTGTACAGCGCCGGGCCCTCGGCCTGCACGAGCACGGTGCCCGCGCCGTTCTCGTCCACGGCGCGCTGGAACGCCGCGCCCGGCGGCGTGGCCTGGCGCACCGGCGCGTCGCCGACCCAGCGGTAGAACTCGGCGCCGGGCCGGTTGGGCAGGCGGTGGCCGGAGTAGCCGCCGCGGTCGTCGGTGCCGCTGACGCGGAAGTCGGCGGCACTGGTCCCGGCCGGGACCGCGACGGCGTGGACCTGCCAGGCGCACGCCGCGGCGGCTGCCGGTGCGCTGGTGAGCGCCGCGGTGAGCGCGGTCGTGCCGACCGCGACCAGGGCGCGACGGAACGAACTGGTCGAGCGCATGCGATCCCCCATTTCCCCAGTGAGCCGCCCATTCTGCTCCCGGCCGGGCCCGTCGCCAGACCGCCAGACAGTCGATCATCGGTGTCGACTCACTCGACATGTCGAGTGAGTCGACATATGCTCTGCCCATGGACACCAAGCTCGTGGCGATGGCCGCCC
Proteins encoded in this region:
- a CDS encoding helix-turn-helix domain-containing protein, with amino-acid sequence MAAAEPAWYWRHPNVPGLDLLAARYRRHVFTRHSHDTYAIGVVERGAEVLHGGAGSEVIGVGGSVALHPGEVHSGQAVDETGWNYRVLYPSVELISAVVRELGGPAGTPAFLSEATYRPEVSAAILAAHRAAEHDLALSSQSLLYQAIRLFWLDRGTGARELPAPAAGMRGVERARRLLLDRMAAPPSLDELAAAVGLGRFTLLRGFRRRYGLPPHAWLNQERVRVARGLLAAGTSPAGAAAELGFVDQAHLSRHFRRIVGVPPGGYLRGRAQ
- a CDS encoding GlsB/YeaQ/YmgE family stress response membrane protein — its product is MNITNIFSALLVGLFIGALARFIVPGRQKIPIYLTILIGIASALVGTLVANALNVGDTEGFDWIEFFIQLGLAAVVVTLAARAWRPRRRE
- a CDS encoding tetratricopeptide repeat protein: MYQPFQPPVPPPPPPRDPLAVAFGNASLLGIGYFLLGRRGLGVLTTLGTLVLALVQAWWVRSGWLEIAFLVWWVLLVAHGWFLAARAEQRVADRRARVVGIAAAVATVLVAGLLRFDAAAIEEDLAQARADGDCAKAVRALDRVWFGHEVVAAPSVLRGEDTGRACDRLRTARELLTTALSGQVDPLDRGYRALDAVRAELPGHQRMAEVVEDAFLAGLPAKDPCRTVVLTDWLKQRVAGGKDRPAPTVAEVAPRALVDCGEGYLGKDWDKARAHLRQLLDQYPGHPLTPRAREGEHKAVLEIELRTVRGLVKGSSPAYCDKPAQYQAAPEPGGGTNRTLVIGDDEYTKRLPGEWKVDDAARAQLVLCAGKAEMGTPVRTCPYQGKGAFAKFPREVTFRKIAIPVKVFELRTGRLVKDQRVEIGGAVCPRVLHYTRYTNLVDIGPPGEVYVDAKDDDVRGAFQGLVTR
- a CDS encoding amidohydrolase family protein — its product is MTRTAIFNVRVFDGTALTEPGTVVLDGPVFGLGTDGAEVLDAEGATLLPGLIDTHVHLGGEDTLRQLARHGVTTALDMASWPPEKVTALRDRPGVTDIRSAGLPAIGPGGVHAKVLGLPPEAVVLTPEQAEEFVRARVAERVDYVKVVLEEPGAGGPDEETARALVRAAHAAGLKVVAHAASVGAYALAAEVGPDVVTHLPFDGVVREQDVAALAGAGQVVSTTLTMGLAMRGPEALEVMAPSVLALHRAGVPLLAGTDAHDQGALPGVRHGKSLLQELELLARCGLSPVEVLRAATWEPARHFGLLDRGAIRPGLRADAVLVAGDPVQDITTVHNVQKVWCAGQLVN
- a CDS encoding DUF4232 domain-containing protein; this encodes MNSNTRRGAALTAVLATAATSALLFTGVASANPTDQPCKAEQLDTTLVAGSPGAGQRYASLQFTAKPGNACKLDGQVAVALTGAPGVVVELDGTAPGQAVYLTQGRFAHVLLHWTGIGAPEQQQRPSSVTVGLPGTNSLELPWNQGPLDAFDEAHTLRVGPVQAGPAEA